A genomic stretch from Aerosakkonema funiforme FACHB-1375 includes:
- the btpA gene encoding photosystem I biogenesis protein BtpA: protein MDLKQIFKTLHPIIGVVHLLPLPTSARWGGSLKAAIDRAEQEATALASGGVDGIMVENFFDAPFTNGQVDPAVVSAMTLIVDRLMNLITVPIGINVLRNDARSSMAIASCVRAQFIRVNVLTGVMATDQGLIEGQAHQLLRYRRELGSDIKILADVLVKHARPLGSPNLTVAVQDTIERGLADAVILSGWATGSPPSLEDLELARAAANGTPVFIGSGANWENISTLMQAADGAIVSSSLKRHGRRDQPIDPIRVSQFVEAARRSISLKSQPQPSTSVKLHSQK from the coding sequence GTGGACTTAAAACAGATTTTCAAAACGCTGCATCCTATTATTGGAGTCGTTCATTTATTGCCGCTACCCACATCGGCCCGCTGGGGGGGTAGCCTAAAAGCTGCGATCGATCGCGCCGAGCAAGAGGCAACGGCCTTAGCTTCTGGAGGCGTAGATGGCATTATGGTAGAGAACTTTTTCGATGCGCCGTTTACAAACGGCCAGGTAGACCCAGCGGTGGTGAGTGCCATGACGCTGATCGTCGATCGACTGATGAATTTGATAACGGTGCCGATCGGAATCAACGTTTTACGTAACGACGCTCGCAGTAGTATGGCGATCGCATCTTGTGTGAGAGCTCAGTTTATCCGGGTCAACGTCCTGACCGGGGTGATGGCCACCGACCAAGGATTGATTGAAGGACAGGCACATCAACTGCTGCGGTATCGGCGTGAGTTAGGCAGCGATATCAAAATATTGGCAGATGTATTGGTAAAGCACGCACGGCCTCTCGGTTCTCCCAATCTTACGGTAGCGGTGCAAGATACGATCGAGCGGGGTTTAGCCGATGCGGTAATTTTGTCAGGTTGGGCCACAGGCAGCCCTCCCAGTTTAGAAGATCTGGAACTGGCAAGAGCGGCAGCAAACGGAACGCCGGTGTTTATCGGTAGCGGAGCCAATTGGGAAAATATTTCTACCCTGATGCAGGCAGCTGATGGCGCGATCGTTTCCAGTTCGCTGAAGCGACACGGACGCCGGGACCAGCCGATCGATCCGATTCGCGTCAGCCAATTTGTGGAAGCAGCGCGAAGGAGTATATCGCTTAAATCTCAGCCGCAGCCTTCCACCTCGGTTAAACTGCATTCACAGAAATAA